A window of Arcobacter sp. CECT 8983 contains these coding sequences:
- a CDS encoding M15 family metallopeptidase: MKRRDFLKSTALASLFGTSNLFAKTDTFDSSFEKIINNIFGNKDSELEEIDRNKDEYVLSEEEYIGEVKDSLQINTKDTNNSSIARKNKTIIEDVFIEEKFLKEFQSVRKKINLVQRHVGYGNFNIIDFDYMLKVARHSSKMDEFTKKELDFLESIFYYDPSIHGFYGKRISQNITDSINKKDVRKIPYTGHYLFKGHPEETYYQMIDDIGESLTLTSGVRSIVKQTKLFLDKVHSVDGNLTDASKSLAPPAYTYHSIADFDVGKKGFGKANFSSRFALTDEFFKMRKLKYIDMRYTVNNKDGVRYEPWHVKII, encoded by the coding sequence ATGAAAAGAAGAGATTTTTTAAAATCAACAGCATTAGCTTCATTATTTGGAACTTCAAATTTATTTGCAAAAACAGATACTTTTGATAGTAGTTTTGAGAAAATAATTAACAATATCTTTGGAAATAAAGATAGTGAGCTAGAAGAAATAGATAGAAATAAAGATGAGTATGTATTAAGTGAAGAAGAGTATATAGGTGAAGTAAAAGACTCTTTACAAATTAATACAAAAGATACTAATAACTCTTCTATTGCTAGAAAAAATAAAACGATTATTGAAGATGTTTTTATAGAAGAGAAGTTTTTAAAAGAGTTCCAAAGTGTTAGAAAGAAAATTAATCTTGTACAAAGACATGTTGGTTATGGAAACTTTAATATTATTGACTTTGATTATATGTTAAAAGTTGCAAGACACTCTAGTAAGATGGATGAGTTTACTAAAAAAGAGTTAGATTTTTTAGAATCAATTTTTTATTATGATCCTTCTATTCATGGTTTTTATGGTAAAAGAATTTCTCAAAATATTACTGATTCTATAAATAAAAAAGATGTTAGGAAAATCCCTTATACAGGACACTATTTATTTAAAGGACATCCCGAAGAGACTTATTATCAAATGATTGATGATATTGGAGAAAGTTTGACTTTAACTTCAGGTGTAAGAAGTATCGTAAAGCAAACTAAACTTTTTTTAGATAAAGTACATAGTGTAGATGGTAATCTAACAGATGCCTCTAAATCTTTAGCACCTCCTGCATATACTTATCATAGCATTGCAGATTTTGATGTTGGTAAAAAAGGTTTTGGAAAAGCTAATTTCTCATCGAGATTTGCATTAACAGATGAATTCTTCAAAATGAGAAAATTAAAATATATAGATATGAGATATACAGTTAACAATAAGGATGGTGTAAGGTATGAACCTTGGCATGTTAAGATTATTTAA